One window of the Lactobacillus sp. PV034 genome contains the following:
- a CDS encoding Rib/alpha-like domain-containing protein has protein sequence MFSKNNYKEKLRKMEQKTERFSIRKLTVGAASVVIGLFFMGVGSQTTVHADTVQETKVTTATAPENKVTPVQAPVAPTTTTYSTNTAAPQEKRTTETQPEAKPTVNTETSTVSRTIKYINPLTNKEETLADQKIEFKRSETYYPTTGKIEYGAWEPASKVFPAVKVPEFEGYQASYDPNELSEKTVFPGVSRADSYVIQYYKLSNTQYGGMVAPDTPPVTNTHTSTVSRTIKYINPLTNKEVTLADQKVDFKRSETYYPTTGKIEYGGWEPATAVFPAVKVPEFEGYQASYDPNELSEKTVTPSDVQHNDVYYIIYEKDNTGIQYVTLADSKVIVTPKGTPVNPIDGIANPSELIPGTTYSWTDGAPDVNTIGSNPVRITVKQPGQNPQVVPTTIIVTGTDKPGDPGITNPTDNRYSDMFKVIYRHINFESPEGYYSELQRAVFGRTKTVSAVNDKEVVTYGNYGVYDSATQTLTSQTQATMPAVTVDQYDGYTSLVDDKPATTIPSLTVNVDSADVEVYVTYKDNGVTTYDPHDKDITTPYGKMPAAREGIGNIPELPIGTTYTWKDAPNVYVPGSQMSVITVTFPNGKKENVIVLVNVEDPTPTGKDITTPTGKVPDAQTAIGNAPEMPSGTKYEWKDVPEVHTPGTKPAVVVVTFPNGDKVDVPVKVTVENPVPQGQDIHTPQGKVPDPSKAISNIPEMPNGTKYEWKDIPEITTPGTKPAVVVVTFPNGDKVDVPVTVVVDAPNPQPENPDNGGQSTTGTPTEVPTDPAIPMPHPTDTPDVPTTTTDETVAPHATKAPDDDTTVEPTEVVANKVETAPVHASNVATTARVNALHKHNKQAALPQTGAKTTAGILGLMFVSIGAILGLAVTKKRKN, from the coding sequence ATGTTTTCAAAAAATAACTACAAAGAAAAATTACGCAAGATGGAACAAAAGACAGAACGTTTCTCAATTCGTAAGTTGACTGTCGGTGCTGCCTCAGTAGTGATTGGGCTTTTCTTTATGGGTGTAGGTTCACAAACTACTGTACATGCGGATACTGTACAAGAAACTAAAGTTACTACAGCTACTGCACCAGAGAATAAGGTTACCCCTGTTCAAGCGCCTGTAGCTCCAACGACTACTACTTATAGTACTAATACTGCAGCTCCACAGGAAAAACGTACCACAGAAACTCAGCCAGAGGCCAAACCTACAGTAAATACTGAAACTTCAACAGTAAGCAGAACTATCAAGTATATCAACCCACTTACTAATAAAGAAGAGACTTTGGCTGATCAAAAGATAGAGTTTAAGCGTAGTGAGACTTATTATCCAACTACTGGAAAAATAGAGTATGGTGCATGGGAACCGGCCAGCAAAGTATTCCCAGCAGTAAAGGTACCAGAATTTGAAGGGTATCAAGCATCTTATGATCCGAATGAATTAAGTGAAAAGACTGTTTTTCCAGGTGTATCTCGTGCAGATAGTTATGTGATTCAATACTATAAGCTTTCAAATACTCAGTATGGTGGAATGGTTGCACCAGATACTCCACCCGTAACTAATACTCACACTTCAACAGTAAGCAGAACTATCAAGTATATTAATCCTCTTACTAATAAAGAAGTTACTTTAGCAGATCAAAAGGTAGATTTTAAACGTAGCGAGACTTATTATCCAACTACTGGAAAAATAGAGTATGGTGGATGGGAACCAGCAACTGCAGTATTTCCAGCAGTAAAGGTACCAGAATTTGAAGGGTATCAAGCATCTTACGATCCTAATGAATTAAGTGAAAAGACTGTTACGCCAAGTGATGTTCAACATAATGACGTCTATTACATCATATATGAAAAGGACAATACTGGTATCCAATATGTTACTCTAGCAGATAGCAAAGTGATTGTTACTCCTAAAGGAACCCCAGTTAACCCAATTGATGGTATTGCTAATCCTTCAGAATTAATTCCAGGCACTACTTATTCTTGGACTGACGGTGCACCAGATGTAAATACTATTGGTAGTAACCCAGTTCGTATAACAGTTAAGCAACCTGGTCAAAACCCTCAAGTGGTTCCAACTACTATTATTGTTACTGGTACTGACAAACCAGGAGACCCTGGTATTACAAATCCAACTGACAATAGATATAGTGATATGTTTAAAGTAATATACCGTCACATTAATTTTGAATCCCCAGAAGGTTACTATTCTGAACTTCAAAGAGCTGTCTTTGGTAGAACTAAAACTGTTTCAGCTGTAAATGATAAAGAAGTGGTAACTTATGGTAACTACGGTGTTTATGATTCTGCTACTCAAACTTTAACTTCACAAACCCAAGCAACTATGCCAGCTGTTACAGTAGATCAATATGATGGATATACTTCATTAGTAGACGACAAGCCAGCTACTACAATTCCTAGTTTAACTGTTAATGTAGATTCAGCAGATGTTGAGGTTTATGTAACTTATAAAGACAATGGAGTTACTACTTATGATCCACATGATAAGGATATAACTACTCCTTATGGGAAGATGCCTGCAGCTAGAGAAGGAATTGGCAATATCCCTGAACTACCAATAGGTACTACATATACTTGGAAAGATGCTCCAAATGTCTATGTGCCAGGATCTCAAATGTCGGTTATTACTGTAACTTTCCCAAATGGTAAAAAAGAAAATGTAATTGTACTTGTAAATGTTGAAGATCCAACTCCAACAGGCAAGGACATTACTACGCCAACAGGTAAGGTTCCAGATGCCCAAACAGCAATTGGCAACGCTCCCGAAATGCCAAGCGGCACTAAGTACGAATGGAAAGACGTTCCAGAAGTACATACACCAGGAACTAAGCCAGCAGTAGTAGTCGTAACTTTCCCTAACGGCGACAAAGTTGACGTCCCAGTTAAGGTGACAGTAGAAAACCCAGTACCACAAGGTCAAGATATCCACACTCCACAAGGTAAAGTTCCAGATCCATCAAAGGCAATTAGCAATATTCCAGAAATGCCAAATGGTACTAAGTACGAATGGAAAGATATTCCAGAAATTACAACTCCAGGCACTAAGCCGGCAGTAGTTGTTGTAACTTTCCCTAATGGCGATAAAGTTGATGTCCCAGTAACTGTTGTAGTTGACGCACCAAATCCTCAACCAGAAAATCCAGATAATGGTGGTCAATCAACTACTGGTACTCCAACTGAAGTTCCAACAGATCCAGCAATTCCAATGCCACATCCAACTGATACACCAGATGTACCGACTACAACTACTGATGAAACAGTAGCACCACATGCAACTAAAGCTCCAGACGATGATACTACGGTAGAGCCAACCGAAGTTGTAGCTAATAAGGTAGAAACTGCTCCAGTTCATGCAAGTAATGTAGCAACAACTGCTCGTGTAAATGCTCTTCATAAGCACAACAAGCAAGCTGCTTTACCACAAACTGGTGCCAAGACAACTGCAGGTATTCTTGGTTTAATGTTTGTAAGCATTGGCGCAATTTTAGGTTTAGCTGTAACTAAGAAGCGCAAAAACTAA